A window of Acropora muricata isolate sample 2 chromosome 3, ASM3666990v1, whole genome shotgun sequence contains these coding sequences:
- the LOC136910903 gene encoding collagen triple helix repeat-containing protein 1-like — protein MMAKRGISVPALFAELLLFIALHSATGNDKPGDNKTIPQQMSCGQTSCACAAGIPGFPGIPGPAGPPGAAGSHGNRGPEGPMGPRGSKGDEGARGRRGVRGLKGATGLSGATGARGGRGEKGARGPQGSPGPKGADGLLVKNWKQCVYKNLNDGRDTGLIKECIFNKKSAKTGLRVFYNGDLRLWNCHACCRRWYFTFNGVECSAPAAIDGIVYLVYGSSGKKNLHRVRQIEGVCEKVNKGIVRVGFWVGNCKGYGTADAFTGWISVSRIYVEEVPPPQA, from the exons ATGATGGCAAAGCGAGGCATATCTGTACCTGCACTCTTCGCAGAGCTGTTATTGTTCATCGCTCTACATTCTGCCACTGGAAACGACAAACCAGGAGACAACAAG ACCATTCCTCAACAAATGTCATGTGGTCAGACATCATGTGCTTGCGCAGCAGGTATTCCAGGCTTCCCGGGAATCCCTGGACCTGCGGGACCGCCAGGTGCTGCAGGATCACATGGGAATCGTGGACCTGAAGGACCCATGGGTCCGCGAGGGAGCAAGGGCGATGAAGGCGCCCGAGGCAGACGCGGTGTCCGAGGTCTTAAAGGAGCTACTGGACTCTCGGGAGCAACCGGTGCTCGAGGAGGCAGAGGCGAAAAAGGCGCTCGAGGACCTCAAGGGTCCCCAGGTCCAAAAGGAGCTGATGGGTTGTTGGTGAAAAACTGGAAACAGTGCGTTTACAAGAACTTGAATGATGGCAGGGATACTGGCTTAATTAAG GAATGCATTTTCAACAAGAAGTCTGCTAAAACGGGGCTGCGAGTCTTTTACAACGGGGACCTTCGTCTCTGGAATTGTCATGCGTGCTGCAGACGGTGGTATTTCACCTTTAATGGCGTAGAGTGCTCAGCTCCAGCAGCCATTGATGGAATCGTTTACTTGGTCTACGGATCCAGCGGCAAGAAAAATTTGCACCGAGTTCGTCAAATAGAAGGCGTCTGTGAGAAGGTCAACAAAGGCATCGTGCGCGTGGGATTCTGGGTCGgtaattgcaaaggctatggaaCCGCTGATGCCTTCACAGGCTGGATCTCAGTATCCCGGATCTATGTGGAAGAAGTCCCTCCGCCACAGGCTTAA
- the LOC136910901 gene encoding collagen triple helix repeat-containing protein 1-like, with amino-acid sequence MMAKRGISVPALCAELLLFIALHSAATGNDKPGDNKTIPQQMSCGQTSCACAAGIPGVPGIPGPAGPPGAAGSPGSRGPKGPVGLRGSKGDEGARGRRGIRGLKGATGLSGPTGARGGRGEKGARGPQGTPGPRGADGLLVKNWKQCVYKNLNDGRDTGLIKECIFNKKSAKTGLRVFYNGDLRLFNCDNCCRRWYFTFNGAECSAPAAIDGVVYMDHGSSQKKNLHRVRQIEGVCEKVNKGIVRVGFWVGNCVGFGTADAVTGWNSVSRIYVEEVPPPQA; translated from the exons ATGATGGCAAAGCGAGGCATATCTGTACCGGCACTCTGCGCAGAGCTGTTATTGTTCATCGCTCTACATTCTGCGGCCACTGGAAACGACAAACCAGGAGACAACAAG ACCATTCCTCAACAAATGTCATGTGGTCAGACATCATGTGCTTGCGCAGCAGGTATTCCAGGCGTCCCGGGAATCCCTGGACCTGCGGGACCGCCAGGTGCTGCAGGATCACCTGGCAGTCGTGGACCCAAAGGGCCCGTGGGTCTGCGAGGGAGCAAGGGCGATGAAGGCGCCCGAGGCAGACGCGGTATCCGAGGTCTTAAAGGAGCTACGGGACTCTCGGGACCAACCGGTGCTCGAGGAGGCAGAGGCGAAAAAGGAGCTCGAGGACCTCAAGGGACTCCAGGTCCTAGAGGAGCTGATGGGTTGTTAGTGAAAAACTGGAAACAGTGCGTTTACAAGAACTTGAATGATGGCAGGGATACTGGCTTAATTAAG GAATGCATTTTCAACAAGAAGTCTGCTAAAACCGGGCTGCGAGTCTTTTACAATGGGGATCTTCGTCTCTTCAATTGTGATAACTGCTGCAGACGGTGGTATTTCACCTTTAATGGCGCAGAGTGCTCAGCTCCAGCAGCCATTGATGGAGTCGTCTACATGGACCACGGAAGCagccaaaagaaaaatttgcaCAGAGTACGTCAGATAGAAGGTGTCTGTGAGAAGGTCAACAAAGGCATCGTGCGCGTGGGATTCTGGGTCGGTAATTGTGTCGGCTTTGGAACCGCTGATGCCGTCACAGGCTGGAACTCAGTATCCCGGATCTATGTGGAAGAAGTCCCTCCGCCACAGGCTTAA